A single Pseudomonas sp. MM223 DNA region contains:
- the birA gene encoding Bifunctional ligase/repressor BirA (*Name birA), whose amino-acid sequence MLKLLNLLKDGRFHSGEALGAALGVSRSAVWKQLQHLESELNLTIHKVRGRGYQLAAPLALLEAQAIAGFAEGEQWPVFIHESIDSTNAEGLRLANQGQVAPFLVLAERQSAGRGRRGRQWVSPFAENLYYSLVLRVDGGMRQLEGLSLVVGVAVMRTLQAFGVKDVGLKWPNDVLVRGQKITGILLELVGDPADVCHVVLGIGINVNMQVNDQVDQQWTSMRREVGAAIDRNHLVASLSQQLQHELARHRRYGFAAFQEEWEQAHLWQGRNVSLVAGSTRIDGVVLGVDGQGGLRLEVDGVEKSFSGGELSLRLRDDS is encoded by the coding sequence ATGCTGAAGTTGTTGAATCTCCTCAAGGATGGCCGGTTCCATTCCGGAGAAGCTCTGGGGGCAGCCCTCGGGGTGAGTCGCAGCGCCGTTTGGAAGCAGCTGCAGCACCTGGAGAGCGAGCTGAACCTCACCATTCACAAGGTTCGTGGCCGCGGCTATCAGCTGGCGGCACCACTGGCTTTGCTCGAGGCGCAGGCAATTGCCGGGTTTGCCGAAGGCGAGCAGTGGCCGGTTTTCATTCACGAAAGCATCGATTCCACCAACGCCGAAGGATTGAGGCTTGCCAATCAAGGGCAGGTAGCGCCATTTCTCGTCCTGGCCGAGCGGCAAAGCGCCGGCCGCGGCCGACGTGGCCGGCAATGGGTCAGCCCGTTTGCCGAAAACCTCTACTACAGCCTGGTCCTGCGTGTGGATGGCGGCATGCGCCAGCTCGAAGGCTTGAGCCTGGTGGTGGGGGTTGCAGTAATGCGCACTCTGCAGGCGTTCGGCGTAAAAGATGTTGGGCTGAAATGGCCCAATGACGTACTGGTTCGCGGGCAGAAGATCACCGGTATTCTCCTGGAACTAGTGGGTGACCCTGCCGATGTCTGTCATGTAGTGCTGGGTATCGGTATCAATGTGAACATGCAGGTCAACGACCAGGTCGACCAGCAGTGGACCTCGATGCGACGTGAGGTGGGGGCGGCTATAGACCGTAACCACTTGGTAGCGTCGCTCAGTCAGCAATTGCAGCACGAATTGGCACGCCATCGTCGCTACGGGTTTGCCGCATTCCAAGAGGAATGGGAGCAGGCGCACCTCTGGCAGGGGCGCAATGTTTCACTGGTTGCCGGTAGCACGCGTATTGATGGCGTGGTTCTTGGCGTCGACGGGCAGGGCGGCTTGCGCCTTGAGGTGGACGGAGTTGAAAAGAGCTTCAGTGGTGGTGAGCTCAGTTTGAGGTTGCGTGATGATTCTTGA
- the coaX gene encoding Type III pantothenate kinase (*Name coaX) — translation MILELDCGNSFIKWRVIHAADAVIEGGGIVDSDQALLAEVAALASVRLTGCRIVSVRSEEETDALCALIAQAFAVRARVARPAQSMAGVRNGYEDYQRLGMDRWLAALGAFHLAKGACLVIDLGTAAKADFVAADGEHLGGYICPGMPLMRGQLRTHTRRIRYDDASAERALTSLSPGRSTVEAVERGCVLMLQGFARTQLEQARALWGNEFTVFLTGGDAPLVREALPQARVVPDLVFVGLAMACPLD, via the coding sequence ATGATTCTTGAGCTCGACTGCGGTAACAGCTTCATCAAGTGGCGGGTCATCCATGCCGCTGATGCAGTGATTGAAGGTGGTGGGATCGTCGATTCCGATCAAGCGCTGCTGGCTGAAGTGGCTGCACTAGCTTCGGTGCGCCTCACGGGCTGCCGCATTGTCAGTGTGCGCAGCGAGGAAGAAACCGATGCGCTTTGTGCCTTGATAGCCCAGGCATTTGCCGTGCGGGCGCGCGTCGCGCGTCCGGCGCAGAGCATGGCCGGTGTGCGCAACGGTTATGAAGATTATCAGCGTCTGGGCATGGACCGCTGGCTGGCTGCGCTGGGTGCATTTCACCTTGCCAAGGGCGCGTGCCTGGTGATCGATCTGGGTACCGCTGCCAAAGCAGACTTTGTTGCCGCAGATGGTGAGCATCTGGGGGGCTACATCTGCCCGGGCATGCCATTGATGCGCGGTCAGTTGCGCACCCACACCCGGCGTATTCGCTACGACGATGCCTCTGCTGAGCGCGCATTGACCAGCCTGTCGCCGGGGCGCTCCACCGTCGAAGCAGTCGAGCGCGGTTGCGTGCTGATGCTCCAGGGCTTTGCGCGTACCCAGCTCGAGCAAGCGCGTGCGCTGTGGGGTAATGAATTCACGGTGTTCCTCACCGGGGGCGATGCGCCGCTGGTGAGAGAGGCATTGCCACAGGCGCGTGTCGTCCCGGATCTGGTTTTCGTTGGCTTGGCCATGGCCTGCCCATTGGATTGA
- the tufA_1 gene encoding Elongation factor Tu-A (*Name tufA_1): protein MAKEKFDRSLPHVNVGTIGHVDHGKTTLTAALTRVCSEVFGSAVVEFDKIDSAPEEKARGITINTAHVEYNSNIRHYAHVDCPGHADYVKNMITGAAQMDGAILVCSAADGPMPQTREHILLSRQVGVPYIVVFLNKADLVDDAELLELVEMEVRDLLSTYDFPGDDTPIIIGSARMALEGKDDNEMGTTAVKRLVETLDSYIPEPERAIDKPFLMPIEDVFSISGRGTVVTGRIERGIVRVQDPLEIVGLRDTTTTTCTGVEMFRKLLDEGRAGENCGVLLRGTKRDDVERGQVLVKPGSVKPHTKFTAEVYVLSKEEGGRHTPFFKGYRPQFYFRTTDVTGNCELPEGVEMVMPGDNIQMTVTLIKTIAMEDGLRFAIREGGRTVGAGVVAKIIE from the coding sequence ATGGCTAAGGAAAAGTTTGATCGTTCCCTTCCCCACGTTAACGTCGGCACTATCGGCCACGTTGACCACGGTAAGACCACTCTGACCGCAGCTCTGACTCGCGTCTGCTCCGAAGTTTTCGGTTCGGCAGTCGTTGAGTTCGACAAGATCGACTCGGCTCCGGAAGAAAAAGCGCGCGGTATCACCATCAACACCGCTCACGTCGAGTACAACTCGAACATTCGTCACTACGCTCACGTTGACTGCCCAGGTCACGCTGACTACGTGAAGAACATGATCACCGGTGCTGCCCAGATGGACGGCGCGATCCTGGTTTGCTCGGCCGCCGATGGTCCGATGCCACAAACCCGTGAGCACATCCTGCTGTCCCGTCAGGTTGGCGTTCCGTACATCGTGGTCTTCCTGAACAAGGCTGACCTGGTAGACGACGCTGAGCTGCTGGAACTGGTCGAGATGGAAGTTCGCGACCTGCTGTCCACCTATGACTTCCCAGGCGACGACACTCCGATCATCATCGGTTCCGCTCGTATGGCCCTGGAAGGCAAAGACGACAACGAAATGGGCACCACCGCTGTCAAGCGTCTGGTTGAAACTCTGGACAGCTACATCCCAGAGCCAGAGCGCGCTATCGACAAGCCGTTCCTGATGCCAATCGAAGACGTATTCTCGATCTCGGGTCGTGGTACCGTTGTTACCGGTCGTATCGAGCGTGGTATCGTCCGCGTTCAGGATCCGCTGGAAATCGTTGGTCTGCGTGACACCACCACCACCACCTGCACCGGTGTTGAGATGTTCCGCAAGCTGCTGGACGAAGGTCGTGCTGGCGAGAACTGCGGCGTTCTGCTGCGTGGTACCAAGCGTGACGACGTTGAGCGTGGCCAGGTTCTGGTCAAGCCAGGTTCGGTCAAGCCGCACACCAAGTTCACCGCAGAAGTCTACGTCCTGTCGAAGGAAGAAGGCGGCCGTCACACTCCGTTCTTCAAAGGCTACCGTCCACAGTTCTACTTCCGTACCACTGACGTGACCGGTAACTGCGAACTGCCGGAAGGCGTTGAAATGGTAATGCCAGGTGACAACATTCAGATGACTGTTACCCTGATCAAGACCATCGCAATGGAAGACGGTCTGCGCTTCGCTATCCGTGAAGGCGGTCGTACCGTCGGCGCCGGCGTCGTAGCAAAAATTATTGAATAA
- the secE gene encoding Protein translocase subunit SecE (*Name secE): MTPKTEAQESRFDLFKWLAVVALVVVAVVGNQYYSASPILYRVLALLVLAAVAGFVALQTAKGKSFFALAKEARTEIRKVVWPTRQETTQTTLIVVAVVLVMALLLWGLDSLLGWAVSLIVG; encoded by the coding sequence ATGACTCCCAAAACTGAAGCCCAAGAATCGCGTTTTGATCTATTCAAGTGGCTGGCTGTAGTTGCTTTGGTGGTTGTAGCTGTTGTGGGTAATCAATATTACTCCGCGTCTCCGATCCTGTATCGCGTCCTCGCACTTCTCGTCCTGGCTGCTGTCGCGGGCTTTGTAGCTCTGCAGACTGCGAAGGGCAAGTCGTTCTTTGCGCTGGCGAAGGAAGCTCGTACCGAAATTCGTAAAGTCGTGTGGCCGACCCGCCAGGAAACCACCCAGACCACGCTGATTGTCGTGGCTGTCGTGCTGGTTATGGCACTGCTGCTGTGGGGGCTTGATTCCCTGCTCGGCTGGGCGGTCTCCCTGATCGTTGGCTAA
- the nusG gene encoding Transcription termination/antitermination protein NusG (*Name nusG) — protein MRSLIERVKLAGMEDGFGEILVPTEEVVEMRNGQKRKSERKFFPGYVLVQMEMNEGTWHLVKDTPRVMGFIGGTADKPAPITDKEAEAILRRVADGSDKPKPKTLFEPGEVVRVIDGPFADFNGSVEEVNYEKSRLQVAVLIFGRSTPVELEFSQVEKV, from the coding sequence ATGCGCTCCCTGATTGAGCGCGTCAAGCTGGCTGGCATGGAAGACGGTTTCGGCGAGATCTTGGTTCCGACCGAAGAAGTCGTCGAAATGCGCAACGGCCAGAAGCGCAAGAGTGAGCGTAAATTCTTCCCTGGTTATGTACTGGTCCAGATGGAGATGAACGAAGGGACTTGGCACTTGGTCAAGGATACCCCTCGTGTGATGGGCTTTATCGGTGGTACCGCAGATAAGCCTGCACCGATCACTGATAAAGAAGCTGAGGCCATCCTGCGTCGCGTTGCCGACGGTAGCGACAAGCCGAAGCCGAAGACGCTGTTCGAGCCGGGCGAAGTGGTTCGTGTCATTGATGGTCCGTTCGCTGACTTCAATGGTAGTGTCGAAGAAGTTAACTACGAAAAGAGTCGCCTCCAGGTGGCGGTGCTCATTTTCGGTCGCTCTACTCCGGTGGAGCTCGAGTTCAGCCAGGTCGAAAAGGTCTAG
- the rplK gene encoding 50S ribosomal protein L11 (*Name rplK) produces the protein MAKKIQAYIKLQVKAGQANPSPPVGPALGQHGVNIMEFCKAFNARTQGQEAGLPTPVIITVYSDRSFTFETKSTPASVLLKKAAGLTSGSARPNTVKVGTVTRAQLEDIAKAKQADLTAADLDAAVRTIAGSARSMGLNVEGV, from the coding sequence ATGGCTAAGAAGATTCAGGCTTACATCAAGCTGCAAGTTAAGGCCGGCCAGGCCAACCCAAGCCCACCCGTTGGTCCAGCACTGGGTCAACATGGTGTGAACATCATGGAATTCTGCAAGGCCTTCAACGCCCGTACTCAGGGTCAAGAAGCCGGCCTGCCGACTCCTGTGATCATCACTGTCTACAGCGACCGTAGCTTCACCTTCGAGACCAAGAGCACCCCTGCCTCGGTTCTGCTGAAGAAAGCTGCTGGTCTGACCAGTGGTTCGGCTCGTCCGAACACCGTTAAAGTCGGTACCGTTACCCGTGCCCAGCTGGAAGATATCGCCAAAGCAAAACAGGCTGATCTGACCGCTGCTGACCTGGACGCTGCTGTACGCACCATCGCTGGCTCTGCCCGCAGCATGGGCTTGAACGTGGAGGGTGTGTAA
- the rplA gene encoding 50S ribosomal protein L1 (*Name rplA) has protein sequence MAKLTKRQKAIAEKIEAGKAYNFEEAATLLASLPAAKFVESYDIAVNLGVDPRKSDQVVRSATVLPHGTGKTVRVAVFTQGPAAEAALAAGADRVGMDDLAAEMKAGDLNYDVVIASPDAMRVVGQLGQVLGPRGLMPNPKVGTVSPDVATAVKNAKAGQVRYRTDKNGIIHTSVGKVGFEAGKLKENVEALIADLKRIKPASSKGIYVKRVTLSTTMGPGLVIDQSSLNV, from the coding sequence ATGGCTAAGCTGACCAAGCGTCAAAAGGCAATCGCCGAGAAAATCGAAGCAGGCAAGGCCTACAACTTCGAAGAAGCGGCAACTCTGCTGGCCTCGCTGCCTGCTGCCAAGTTCGTCGAGTCCTACGACATCGCCGTTAACCTCGGTGTTGACCCGCGTAAATCCGACCAGGTCGTTCGTAGCGCTACTGTGCTGCCACACGGTACTGGCAAGACCGTTCGCGTTGCTGTCTTCACCCAGGGTCCAGCTGCTGAAGCTGCTCTGGCTGCCGGCGCTGACCGCGTAGGTATGGACGATCTGGCTGCCGAAATGAAAGCCGGCGACCTGAACTATGACGTCGTCATCGCATCGCCTGATGCCATGCGCGTTGTAGGTCAGCTGGGTCAGGTTCTGGGTCCTCGCGGCCTGATGCCTAACCCGAAAGTTGGTACCGTTAGCCCAGACGTAGCCACTGCCGTGAAAAACGCCAAGGCTGGTCAGGTTCGCTACCGCACCGACAAAAACGGTATCATCCACACCTCCGTTGGCAAGGTCGGCTTTGAAGCTGGCAAGCTGAAGGAAAACGTTGAAGCCCTGATCGCTGATCTGAAGCGTATCAAGCCAGCTTCCTCGAAAGGTATCTACGTCAAGCGCGTTACCCTGAGCACCACCATGGGCCCAGGTCTGGTCATCGATCAGAGCTCGCTGAACGTGTAA
- the rplJ gene encoding 50S ribosomal protein L10 (*Name rplJ) — MAIKLEDKKAIVAEVNEAAKVALSAVVADARGVTVSAMTGLRKEAREAGVYVRVVRNTLLKRAVEGTEFSILNDAFKGPTLIAFSNEHPGAAARLFKEFAKGQDKFEIKAAAFDGNFIAANQIDVLATLPTRDEAIARLMSVIQGATSKLARTLAAIRDQKEATAA; from the coding sequence GTGGCAATTAAACTCGAAGACAAGAAGGCCATCGTCGCTGAAGTCAACGAGGCTGCCAAAGTCGCTCTGTCCGCTGTCGTGGCTGATGCCCGTGGTGTGACTGTAAGCGCAATGACCGGACTCCGTAAAGAGGCCCGCGAGGCTGGCGTTTACGTACGTGTCGTACGTAACACCCTGCTCAAGCGCGCTGTTGAAGGCACCGAATTTTCGATCCTCAACGACGCGTTCAAAGGCCCGACCCTGATTGCTTTCTCCAACGAACACCCGGGCGCTGCTGCTCGTCTGTTCAAAGAGTTCGCCAAGGGTCAGGACAAGTTCGAGATCAAGGCAGCTGCGTTTGACGGCAATTTCATTGCAGCGAACCAGATCGACGTGTTGGCTACCCTGCCGACCCGCGACGAAGCTATTGCACGACTGATGAGCGTTATTCAAGGCGCCACCAGCAAGCTGGCTCGTACTCTGGCAGCCATTCGCGACCAGAAAGAAGCTACCGCTGCCTAA
- the rplL gene encoding 50S ribosomal protein L7/L12 (*Name rplL): MSLTNEQIIEAIGQKTVLEVVELIKAMEETFGVTAAVAAAGPAAAAAVVEEQTEFNVVLVEAGEKKVNVIKAVRELTGLGLKEAKEKVDGAPQVVAEGVSKEAAEDAKKKLEEAGAKVELK; encoded by the coding sequence ATGTCCCTGACTAACGAGCAAATCATCGAAGCAATCGGCCAGAAAACCGTTCTGGAAGTTGTTGAGCTGATCAAAGCAATGGAAGAAACCTTCGGCGTTACCGCTGCTGTTGCCGCTGCTGGCCCAGCTGCTGCTGCCGCTGTTGTTGAAGAGCAGACCGAGTTCAACGTTGTTCTGGTTGAAGCCGGCGAGAAGAAAGTGAACGTGATTAAAGCCGTTCGCGAGCTGACCGGTCTGGGCCTGAAAGAAGCCAAAGAGAAAGTCGATGGCGCTCCTCAGGTTGTAGCTGAAGGCGTTTCGAAAGAAGCCGCTGAAGACGCTAAGAAGAAGCTGGAAGAAGCAGGCGCTAAAGTCGAGCTGAAGTAA
- the rpoB gene encoding DNA-directed RNA polymerase subunit beta (*Name rpoB) has product MAYSYTEKKRIRKDFSKLPDVMDVPYLLAIQLDSYREFLQAGASKDQFRDVGLHAAFKSVFPIISYSGNAALEYVGYRLGEPAFDVKECVLRGVTFAVPLRVKVRLIIFDKESSNKAIKDIKEQEVYMGEIPLMTENGTFVINGTERVIVSQLHRSPGVFFDHDRGKTHSSGKLLYSARIIPYRGSWLDFEFDPKDCVFVRIDRRRKLPASVLLRALGYSTEEVLNTFYTTNVFHISGEKLSLELVPQRLRGEVAVMDIHDETGKVIVEQGRRITARHINQLEKAGVKQLDVPMEYVLGRTTAKAIVHPATGEILAECNTELTTDLLIKVAKAQVVRIETLYTNDIDCGPFISDTLKIDTTSNQLEALVEIYRMMRPGEPPTKDAAETLFNNLFFSAERYDLSAVGRMKFNRRIGRTEIEGSGVLSKEDIVEVLKTLVDIRNGKGIVDDIDHLGNRRVRCVGEMAENQFRVGLVRVERAVKERLSMAESEGLMPQDLINAKPVAAAVKEFFGSSQLSQFMDQNNPLSEITHKRRVSALGPGGLTRERAGFEVRDVHPTHYGRVCPIETPEGPNIGLINSLAAYARTNQYGFLESPYRVVKEGVVSDDIVFLSAIEEADHVIAQASAAMNDKKQLIDELVAVRHLNEFTVKAPEDVTLMDVSPKQVVSVAASLIPFLEHDDANRALMGSNMQRQAVPTLRADKPLVGTGMERNVARDSGVCVVARRGGVIDSVDASRIVVRVNDDEVETGEAGVDIYNLTKYTRSNQNTCINQRPLVSKGDKVQRSDIMADGPSTDMGELALGQNMRIAFMAWNGFNFEDSICLSERVVQEDRFTTIHIQELTCVARDTKLGPEEITADIPNVGEAALNKLDEAGIVYVGAEVGAGDILVGKVTPKGETQLTPEEKLLRAIFGEKASDVKDTSLRVPTGTKGTVIDVQVFTRDGVERDSRALAIEKMQLDEIRKDLNEEFRIVEGATFERLRSALNGQVVDGGAGLKKGTVITDEVLDGLEHGQWFKLRMAEDALNEQLEKAQQYIVDRRRLLDDKFEDKKRKLQQGDDLAPGVLKIVKVYLAIRRRIQPGDKMAGRHGNKGVVSVIMPVEDMPHDANGTPVDVVLNPLGVPSRMNVGQILETHLGLAAKGLGEKIDRMLEEQRKAAELRVFLTEVYNEIGGRQENLDEFTDEEILALANNLKKGVPMATPVFDGAKEREIKAMLKLADLPESGQMVLFDGRTGNKFERPVTVGYMYMLKLNHLVDDKMHARSTGSYSLVTQQPLGGKAQFGGQRFGEMEVWALEAYGAAYTLQEMLTVKSDDVNGRTKMYKNIVDGDHRMEPGMPESFNVLIKEIRSLGIDIDLETE; this is encoded by the coding sequence ATGGCTTACTCATACACTGAGAAAAAACGTATCCGCAAGGACTTTAGCAAGTTGCCGGACGTCATGGATGTGCCTTACCTCCTGGCCATCCAGCTGGATTCGTATCGCGAATTCCTGCAAGCGGGAGCATCCAAGGATCAGTTCCGCGACGTCGGCCTGCACGCGGCCTTCAAATCGGTATTCCCGATCATCAGCTACTCCGGCAATGCTGCCCTGGAGTACGTAGGCTATCGCCTGGGCGAGCCTGCCTTCGATGTGAAGGAATGTGTCCTGCGTGGCGTGACCTTCGCGGTCCCACTGCGGGTCAAGGTGCGCCTGATCATCTTCGACAAGGAATCGTCGAACAAAGCGATCAAGGACATCAAAGAGCAAGAAGTCTACATGGGTGAAATCCCCCTGATGACTGAGAACGGTACCTTCGTTATCAACGGTACCGAGCGTGTGATCGTTTCCCAGCTGCACCGTTCGCCTGGTGTGTTCTTCGACCACGACCGTGGCAAGACTCACAGCTCCGGCAAGCTGCTGTACTCCGCTCGCATCATCCCTTACCGCGGTTCGTGGCTGGACTTCGAGTTCGACCCGAAGGACTGCGTATTCGTACGTATCGACCGTCGCCGCAAACTGCCGGCGTCGGTGCTGCTACGCGCCCTGGGTTACAGCACTGAAGAAGTGTTGAACACCTTCTACACCACCAACGTGTTCCACATTTCCGGCGAAAAACTCAGCCTGGAACTGGTACCGCAGCGTCTGCGTGGTGAAGTAGCAGTCATGGACATCCATGACGAAACCGGCAAGGTCATTGTCGAGCAAGGTCGCCGCATTACCGCGCGTCACATCAACCAGCTCGAGAAGGCCGGCGTCAAGCAGCTGGACGTTCCAATGGAATACGTCCTGGGTCGCACCACCGCCAAGGCTATCGTGCACCCGGCTACTGGCGAGATCCTGGCTGAGTGCAATACCGAGCTGACCACTGATCTGCTGATCAAAGTCGCCAAGGCACAGGTCGTCCGTATCGAGACCCTGTACACCAACGACATCGACTGCGGTCCGTTCATCTCCGACACCCTGAAGATCGACACCACCAGCAACCAGCTGGAAGCCCTGGTCGAGATCTACCGCATGATGCGTCCAGGCGAGCCGCCGACCAAGGATGCCGCCGAGACCCTGTTCAACAACCTGTTCTTCAGCGCCGAGCGTTACGACCTGTCCGCAGTTGGCCGCATGAAGTTCAACCGTCGTATCGGTCGTACCGAAATCGAAGGTTCGGGCGTGCTGAGCAAGGAAGACATCGTCGAGGTTCTCAAGACCCTGGTCGATATCCGTAACGGCAAAGGCATCGTCGACGACATCGACCACCTGGGTAACCGTCGCGTACGTTGCGTCGGCGAGATGGCCGAGAACCAGTTCCGTGTTGGCCTGGTGCGTGTGGAGCGCGCGGTCAAGGAACGTCTGTCGATGGCGGAAAGCGAAGGCTTGATGCCGCAGGACCTGATCAACGCCAAGCCGGTTGCGGCGGCGGTGAAAGAGTTCTTCGGTTCCAGCCAGCTGTCCCAGTTCATGGACCAGAACAACCCGCTCTCCGAGATCACCCACAAGCGCCGCGTTTCCGCACTCGGCCCGGGCGGTCTGACCCGTGAGCGTGCTGGCTTCGAAGTCCGTGACGTACACCCGACCCACTACGGCCGTGTGTGCCCGATCGAGACGCCTGAAGGTCCGAACATTGGTCTGATCAACTCCCTGGCAGCTTATGCCCGCACCAACCAGTACGGCTTCCTGGAAAGCCCGTACCGTGTGGTGAAGGAAGGCGTTGTCAGCGACGACATCGTGTTCCTGTCGGCAATCGAAGAGGCTGATCACGTCATCGCCCAGGCTTCGGCCGCGATGAACGACAAGAAGCAACTGATCGATGAGCTGGTAGCTGTTCGTCACCTGAACGAATTCACCGTCAAGGCGCCGGAAGACGTCACCCTGATGGACGTTTCGCCGAAGCAGGTAGTTTCTGTTGCTGCGTCGCTGATTCCGTTCCTCGAGCACGACGACGCCAACCGTGCGTTGATGGGTTCGAACATGCAGCGTCAGGCTGTACCAACCCTGCGTGCCGACAAGCCGCTGGTAGGTACCGGCATGGAGCGCAACGTTGCCCGTGACTCCGGTGTCTGCGTGGTTGCTCGCCGCGGTGGCGTGATCGACTCGGTCGACGCCAGCCGTATCGTTGTTCGCGTTAACGATGACGAAGTGGAAACCGGCGAAGCAGGTGTAGATATCTACAACCTGACCAAGTACACCCGTTCGAACCAGAACACCTGCATCAACCAGCGTCCGCTGGTAAGCAAGGGTGACAAGGTTCAGCGTAGCGACATCATGGCTGACGGCCCGTCCACCGACATGGGTGAACTGGCGCTGGGTCAGAACATGCGCATCGCGTTCATGGCGTGGAACGGCTTCAACTTCGAAGACTCCATCTGCCTGTCCGAGCGTGTGGTTCAGGAAGATCGCTTTACCACCATCCACATCCAGGAACTGACCTGTGTGGCGCGTGACACCAAGCTTGGCCCAGAGGAAATCACTGCGGACATCCCGAACGTGGGTGAAGCCGCACTGAACAAGCTGGACGAAGCCGGTATTGTCTACGTGGGTGCTGAAGTCGGCGCTGGCGACATCCTGGTTGGCAAGGTCACGCCAAAAGGCGAAACCCAGCTGACCCCGGAAGAAAAGCTGCTGCGCGCAATCTTCGGTGAGAAGGCCAGCGACGTTAAGGACACCTCCCTGCGCGTGCCAACCGGCACCAAAGGTACCGTTATTGATGTGCAGGTCTTCACCCGTGATGGCGTCGAGCGCGATAGCCGTGCCCTGGCCATCGAGAAGATGCAGCTGGACGAGATCCGCAAGGACCTCAACGAAGAGTTCCGCATCGTCGAAGGCGCAACCTTCGAGCGTCTGCGTTCTGCCCTGAACGGCCAGGTGGTCGACGGTGGCGCGGGCCTGAAAAAAGGCACCGTGATCACTGACGAAGTGCTGGACGGTCTGGAGCACGGCCAGTGGTTCAAACTGCGCATGGCTGAAGATGCACTGAACGAGCAGCTGGAAAAGGCTCAGCAGTACATCGTCGACCGTCGCCGTCTGCTGGACGACAAGTTCGAAGACAAGAAGCGCAAGCTGCAGCAAGGCGATGACCTGGCACCGGGCGTACTGAAGATCGTCAAGGTCTACCTGGCAATCCGCCGTCGCATCCAGCCGGGTGACAAGATGGCTGGTCGTCACGGTAACAAGGGTGTTGTCTCGGTCATCATGCCGGTTGAAGACATGCCGCACGATGCCAACGGTACTCCGGTTGACGTCGTACTGAACCCGCTGGGCGTACCTTCGCGTATGAACGTTGGTCAGATCCTTGAAACCCACCTGGGCCTCGCGGCCAAGGGCCTGGGCGAGAAGATCGACCGCATGCTCGAAGAACAGCGCAAAGCCGCTGAGCTGCGTGTGTTCCTGACCGAGGTCTACAACGAGATCGGCGGTCGTCAGGAAAACCTCGACGAGTTCACCGACGAAGAGATCCTGGCCCTGGCAAACAACCTGAAGAAAGGCGTGCCGATGGCTACCCCGGTCTTCGATGGTGCCAAGGAGCGCGAGATCAAGGCCATGCTGAAGCTGGCCGACCTGCCAGAGAGCGGCCAGATGGTGCTGTTCGATGGCCGTACCGGCAACAAGTTCGAGCGTCCAGTGACCGTTGGTTACATGTACATGCTCAAGCTGAACCACTTGGTGGACGACAAGATGCACGCGCGTTCCACTGGTTCCTACAGCCTGGTTACCCAGCAGCCGCTGGGTGGTAAGGCGCAGTTCGGTGGTCAGCGTTTCGGGGAGATGGAAGTGTGGGCGCTGGAAGCATACGGCGCGGCATACACCCTGCAAGAAATGCTCACAGTGAAGTCGGACGACGTGAACGGCCGTACCAAGATGTACAAAAACATCGTGGATGGCGATCACCGTATGGAGCCGGGCATGCCCGAGTCCTTCAACGTGTTGATCAAAGAGATCCGTTCGCTCGGTATCGATATCGATCTGGAAACCGAATAA